GGTAATACCTATAGCAATGCAGGCAATGATATCAAAGCCCTGCAAAGCCGTAGTGGCAATAAACTGATCCTGAATGATAAAGAAGGAAGTGTGCACCTGGCAGATAAAGGCGGTGCCGATATGAAATTTGACGGTGCAGGAAATGCAACGACCAATGCCAGCAAAAACAGTACGCTCAACGCTGGCACCAATAACCTGATCAATGCAGGGAGCACCAATGTCATCAATGTAGGCGCTACCAAAGATGCTCCACCCACCAGCGTTATATCCATGGATGCAGATGGCACCATCATTCTCGATGGTAAAACAAAGATCCTGATCCAGGTAGGCGAAAACAAGATCGAAATTTCCAAAGAAGGCATATTCACAACCGCCAGTGACGGGAAGATCCATACCATTGCTAAAACAGGTGATGTGAATATAGAAAGCGAAACCGGAGAAGCAAAGTTCAAAGGAAGCGTGAAGACCAACTTAGGTGGTGGTACCAATACATTCGTTATCGGCAGCGATTCTGTAGAAATAAACCAGGCCTGATCATGAAAAGAGCCATTCCATCAAAACATGTAAAGGAATATTACCTTATCACCTCGGCCAATAAAACTATTATCGGTCAGAAGAAACTGGAGTTTGTACAGGATAAGCTGATCAGCTTTACACTGGTAGATCAGCAGGCCACGCATCTTATATTTGAATATAAACTGTATGAACAGGTAATGCAGGGAAGCTCACTGCTTCATTACTATAGTGGTGATATGGATGAGTTGCAATCAACGCTCTTATTCAAAACAGACCTGCAGGGCAATCTCACAGACCTGCTCCAGCTCAATGACCTGAAATTAAAATGGCAGACCGGATTTGAGAAGAACCTGAAAAAGAAATATCCGAAAGAATTTATCACCCCATTGCTGGAAGAAACGGCAAAACTGCTGGAAGATAAACCCAGACTGCTTGAATCGTTCAAAGGATACAGCGCCTGGCGCTTCTTTTTCCAACACTGGTTTCGTGAATTTAATGCAGCGGAAACCGAGCTATTAAACTTACAGCATTACTTTGGCAACACAGATCTGCCATTGCTGCTACAGCGAAAAGTAACAGATCATGCCATCGAAACGACCGGCACCTTGCACGTAGCTGCATTTGATCGCAACGCCTTTTCCAGAACACTAAAAGACCTGACCCACAAATATAACATCGATGCTACCCTGGATCTCACACAGGAAGAACAGTACCAGTTCACACGAAACGGCAGCCTGGAAAACGCGGAACTTTACTTATCCACTGGTGTAGGTACCTGGTACAATGTAACTTCCGCACACCAGCTAAAAAGGCTCTCCAAACAGGAGTTCCAGGAGCAACGCATCGTACTTGAAAATCTTAAAAAGGAGCACGCACTTCCTTTTTAACCGTCATCCATTAAACTCAAGAATATGAGTAAAAAATATATCCCGGACAAATCCTGGCTCACCTGCGATAAAGGGCAATTACCCACGCAAATAACCGTTACACATGATAATAACTCTAAGTTGTACGGTGAGAAGATGGTGAGCGAAGCAGACATGGTGCCGGGTGAAAATATAAAACCCTTTGGACGTTGTAGTGTAACCGGTGGCCCCTGTAAGTTCGATCCCCTCTACTGGGATAAGTGCAACCAGGGCGTGAAAGTGAATTCCTTCAAAATGGTATTTGAAGATGCTAACCTGATTTGTAAAGCAGGAGGTAAGATCAAAGTTGATTTCACCGTACCACAGGGTAGTTATTTCGACTTTGGTTTCACCGGCCTTGGGCTAACCGCGCAGTGGGCCAATTACAAAGGTGCCATTGATTACAACCAACGCGGCGTAATCTACGATGTACAGCACGACAAGGTATCACTGACCACCGATAACGGTAACCATGCCCGGAAAGGGAACTATGGTGAGATGAATGACAATGTATACCACAGGGAAAATGACTGGAGAGATATCAGAAAAGAACACCCTGTCATTGACATCGACAAGCCTACAGCCAGTGGTATTGATGGTGCTTATGAAAAAGGGGGTGTGATGAAGGCCACAGATGGTAAGTATGGAACAGCGCGGATAGAAGAAACCGTACGAAACGGGAAGGAGCTGAGTGAATCCTGGGTAGAAAATCACCTGAACCGTGGTGCCATCACCAGCCCTGCAGATGAACAGGCTATGCGAACCGCAAATCAGAATGGAACCTTACAGCGGGAAGTGATCTATACTGATAAAAATGAAAAAGGTGTCATCCGCGAGGGTTTATCCTCCGAAACACATGACGCTACCGGTGCCAAGGAGACCCGTGGTCAGTTTGAAACGCTGAATATGAAACCACGTTCCATGGCGGGCAAAATGATAGATGCAACCCGGTCCTCCATGCGTAATTCAAAACCCATAAAAGCACTGGCAGGCTCCAATTTTGCAAAGGGCGTACAGGAAAGTACAGCAGCCGTAAGAGCAAATAAAGCCTTGTGGAAAGGGGCACAATTCATGGAGTCCACACCAGCCCTGAGAACTACCGGGAAGGTAGTAGGCAGGGGCCTGATAGTAGTCGGCATCGCCATCGATGCTGCCTTTATATATTCTGCCTATAATGAAGAAGGTGGATTCGGAGACAAAACCCAGCAAGCCACAGGCAGCGCTATTGGCGGCACGGCAGGGGCCTGGGCAGGGGCAGAAATAGGTGCCGTGATAGGTACTGCCATATGCCCCGGAGTTGGTACGGTGATTGGTGGTATAGTAGGCGGTGTGATTGGTGGACTGGCAGGCAGCAGTGCAGGGTCGAAAATAGTCGATTGGTTATTTTAATTATTTTAGCATCAATTGAAATATTATGGGAATATTCGGTAAACTTTTTGGTGGCACCAAAGAAATGACCAACTTCAAGGTTAGGGCACAATACAAAGATGCAAAGTATTTCCAGCAGGAAATAACCCGCTTTGAACAAATCATTGCAAGCTCTCCTGAGCCTACCAGGCCATTTCATTACTGGTCAAGAGCCAGCAAACTCAATATCATCATGGACCTGGAGTATTCACTGGGCAAGCCCTTCGATAGCTTGATGGACATTTATCTGCAGGCGCTTGACAACCTGGTGAAAGGCTGGAACAAAGAAGATCCTACCTACGAAGATTTTCTGAACCTGCTGGCCAAAGGAGTGTTATTAGATATTCCAAACAATGAATTTCAACGCCTCGTTAAGTATTTAGAACAGGCAGACAAAGACGCGCCTCCCGGCTGGAAACCAGATGCACTGGCCTGGTACCTGGTACGGGGCAAGATGAAAGTGCATACCAATGAAGATGTGACCACCACCATGTCTCCGAAAATTGATCAGCGTCTTTTTGACCTGACCCAACTCCCGAAAGCAGCAGCAGAAGTAGCCGTAAAAGAATACCTGGAAGACTGGTATAAATTAAGAAAAGACTCGCCCTGGTATAACTCCCATACAAGAGACAGGGGCTACAGTGGCTATTGGGCCTGGGATGTAGCGGCCGTCGTGAAGCTGATGGGATTAGATGATAGTAGTTTTAGGGATAATCCCTATTATCCGCAAACATAGAAAAAGGGATGTAAAGGCATTGCAATGCCCTCCCGGGTATCGAAATTAAATCCTGTATAGCTAACTTTTGATACAGTCTTTTTCCTGGAAATGGTTTTCATTCCTGTAGGTGAATTCCCGCTTCCAGGAATGTCTTATTCGAAAATAATTTCACCTCTTTTATAATCAATAGAGATTTTCATAAAACCGCCCAAAGCACTCTGCCCAAGCAATAAAGGCGCATCCAGGTTATGCACCACAGATGCCTGCACATTTCTTAAGATACGATCGCCGATCTTTACCGTACGAAGATTGACCACCGTACCTGCTGAAATATTTCCGTTTGCATCTGTAAAATTTGCACTGCCCAGTATATCGTCTTTTGATAATGAACCCTGTTTGTATAGGAACATGGCTTCCGTTTCTGAGATCGATATAATGCTGGCACCTGTATCAAATATGAAATGCATCCTTACATCATTTACTTCCACAGGCACCTGGAATACACCATTCACCTTCTCCATCTTCACGACTGTTCTCCCGCCTTCTACCGTAGTAGGGGGTGGTGTCACCACACTATCCGCAGCGGTACGGTTATGACTTTTCCTTCTTCCTGACTGAGAGCATCCGGAACATCCGGACAGGAAAAGGACG
This window of the Chitinophaga sancti genome carries:
- a CDS encoding PoNe immunity protein domain-containing protein, translating into MGIFGKLFGGTKEMTNFKVRAQYKDAKYFQQEITRFEQIIASSPEPTRPFHYWSRASKLNIIMDLEYSLGKPFDSLMDIYLQALDNLVKGWNKEDPTYEDFLNLLAKGVLLDIPNNEFQRLVKYLEQADKDAPPGWKPDALAWYLVRGKMKVHTNEDVTTTMSPKIDQRLFDLTQLPKAAAEVAVKEYLEDWYKLRKDSPWYNSHTRDRGYSGYWAWDVAAVVKLMGLDDSSFRDNPYYPQT
- a CDS encoding retropepsin-like aspartic protease produces the protein MKQLFVMLGIVLFLSGCSGCSQSGRRKSHNRTAADSVVTPPPTTVEGGRTVVKMEKVNGVFQVPVEVNDVRMHFIFDTGASIISISETEAMFLYKQGSLSKDDILGSANFTDANGNISAGTVVNLRTVKIGDRILRNVQASVVHNLDAPLLLGQSALGGFMKISIDYKRGEIIFE
- a CDS encoding PAAR-like protein, translating into MSKKYIPDKSWLTCDKGQLPTQITVTHDNNSKLYGEKMVSEADMVPGENIKPFGRCSVTGGPCKFDPLYWDKCNQGVKVNSFKMVFEDANLICKAGGKIKVDFTVPQGSYFDFGFTGLGLTAQWANYKGAIDYNQRGVIYDVQHDKVSLTTDNGNHARKGNYGEMNDNVYHRENDWRDIRKEHPVIDIDKPTASGIDGAYEKGGVMKATDGKYGTARIEETVRNGKELSESWVENHLNRGAITSPADEQAMRTANQNGTLQREVIYTDKNEKGVIREGLSSETHDATGAKETRGQFETLNMKPRSMAGKMIDATRSSMRNSKPIKALAGSNFAKGVQESTAAVRANKALWKGAQFMESTPALRTTGKVVGRGLIVVGIAIDAAFIYSAYNEEGGFGDKTQQATGSAIGGTAGAWAGAEIGAVIGTAICPGVGTVIGGIVGGVIGGLAGSSAGSKIVDWLF